The Phyllopteryx taeniolatus isolate TA_2022b chromosome 17, UOR_Ptae_1.2, whole genome shotgun sequence genome window below encodes:
- the LOC133466880 gene encoding FH2 domain-containing protein 1-like isoform X1, with protein MTTTPNTPADLQTSGSTAPLMAESATMSSSSSSGVMEAAPISSPEPPPLLLPPPPPPPPLPPPPPLLPRLLPQSSSSSFQRRSMKKFYWDAIPSQRVLGRVNVWTLELPPRELVLDTRSMDELFSRVDRRAAGCGRLRSRGTYDIRPHEPQVGILDSKKSMNMGILLRCFKRPPAEMVDDIVRGDWRAFGGGKLSELCKLLPDRSEVERLVSFAGNPSLLPEADRFVVQLVKVPHYEELLKVMVLRQEFSPLVDEVNRSLTVMIKAANELLDCDDLHAVIRLVLKAGNYMNAGGDSTDSTDAIGFRMASLLKMADTKANKPGMNLMHYVAKQQAEDIDADLLTFPGHLEHIGTAARICKEEVVVDLERQVEKLNQVKLDAGTHSDLHQQMEPFLKECEAQLGDVNSLLHELEVSSCAVAEFFCEDPNNFKLEECCSIFHSFCRRFDTAVQENRERVAAEQRLKRKESVRLSAKRVPAAPVPESSLESALRSLLSAGPEGPSSGRSRKNTQPPAPEPPAGDEETAAESPEKKQAKLEEDREGPSTPRTPRPRTRDVFSDYNGDGGSPWTVLSPLTCSRQRRPLRGGVSDAEEPDDGVWESAFRGPRGRSASVDSTRQSPLPATAAAFRLRTLFQRGAPQRSYSSGSGTDGVRNAAGSFRFISFFRRFGGKREAEQPHLRRTDS; from the exons ATGACAACCACGCCGAACACACCGGCGGACCTTCAAAC ATCTGGATCTACTGCACCTTTGATGGCGGAAAGTGCGAccatgtcgtcgtcgtcgtcgtcgggcGTTATGGAGGCGGCACCGATCTCCTCTCCGGAACCtccgcctcttcttcttcctcctcctcctcctcctcctccgctgcCTCCGCCACCTCCTCTTCTCCCTCGCCTCCTCCCccagtcgtcgtcgtcgtcgttccAGCGCCGCTCCATGAAAAAGTTCTACTGGGACGCCATCCCCAGCCAGCGCGTGCTGGGCAGAGTCAACGTGTGGACCTTGGAGCTGCCCCCCCGAGAACTGGTGCTGGACACCCGCAGCATGGACGAGCTCTTCAGCCGCGTCGACCGCCGTGCGGCCGGCTGCGGCAGACTGAGGTCCCGCGGCACGTACGACATCCGCCCGCACGAGCCGCAG GTGGGTATTCTGGACTCCAAAAAGAGCATGAACATGGGCATCCTCCTCAGATGTTTTAAGAG GCCGCCGGCAGAAATGGTGGACGACATCGTCCGGGGCGACTGGCGCGCCTTCGGCGGCGGCAAACTGTCGGAGCTCTGCAAGCTGCTGCCCGACCGAAGCGAG GTGGAGCGACTGGTGTCGTTCGCCGGTAACCCGTCGCTTTTGCCGGAAGCCGATCGGTTCGTGGTGCAGCTGGTCAAAGTGCCGCA CTACGAGGAACTGCTGAAGGTGATGGTCCTGCGCCAGGAGTTCTCGCCGCTCGTGGACGAGGTCAACAGGTCGCTGACCGTCATGATCAAGGCGGCTAACG AGCTGCTGGACTGCGACGACCTTCACGCCGTCATCCGCCTGGTGTTGAAAGCTGGGAATTACATGAACGCT GGCGGCGACAGCACCGACAGCACCGACGCCATCGGCTTCAGGATGGCGTCGCTGCTCAAGATGGCCGACACCAAGGCCAACAAGCCCGGCATGAACCTCATGCACTACGTCGCTAAG CAGCAAGCGGAGGACATCGACGCTGACCTGCTGACCTTTCCCGGCCACCTGGAGCACATCGGAACAGCGGCCAG AATCTGCAAAGAGGAAGTGGTGGTCGACTTGGAGCGACAAGTCGAGAAGCTCAACCAGGTCAAACTGGACGCTGGCACGCATTCCGACCTCCACCAGCAGATGGAGCCCTTTCTCAAG GAATGCGAAGCTCAGCTCGGCGACGTCAACTCGCTGCTGCACGAGCTCGAGGTGTCCAGCTGCGCCGTGGCCGAGTTTTTCTGCGAGGACCCCAACAACTTCAAGCTGGAGGAATGCTGCTCCATCTTCCACTCCTTCTGCCGACGCTTTGACACCGCCGTGCAG GAGAATCGTGAGCGCGTGGCGGCCGAGCAGCGTCTGAAGCGCAAGGAGAGCGTCCGGCTGAGCGCCAAGCGCGTGCCCGCAGCCCCCGTCCCGGAATCCAGCCTGGAGTCTGCTTTGCGCAGCCTCCTGTCCGCCGGCCCCGAGGGACCCTCCTCCGGCAGATCCCGGAAGAACACCCAGCCGCCGGCCCCGGAGCCTCCCGCCGGGGACGAAGAAACGGCGGCGGAGAGTCCCGAAAAGAAGCAAGCCAAACTCGAGGAGGACCGGGAGGGCCCGTCCACACCGCGCACCCCTCGGCCCAGAACACGAGACGTTTTCTCAGACTATAACGGTGACGGGGGCTCGCCGTGGACCGTCCTGAGCCCGCTGACGTGCTCCCGGCAGCGGCGCCCTCTGCGGGGCGGCGTGTCCGACGCCGAAGAGCCGGACGACGGCGTGTGGGAAAGCGCGTTCCGAGGTCCTCGAGGGCGCTCGGCCTCCGTGGACTCCACACGCCAGTCGCCGCTGCCCGCCACGGCCGCCGCCTTCCGGCTGAGGACTTTGTTCCAGAGGGGCGCCCCCCAGCGCTCGTACTCGTCCGGCTCCGGGACGGACGGCGTCAGGAATGCGGCCGGCTCCTTCCGCTTCATTTCCTTCTTCCGACGCTTTGGAGGCAAAAGGGAGGCGGAGCAGCCCCACCTGAGACGAACAGATAGTTGA
- the LOC133466880 gene encoding FH2 domain-containing protein 1-like isoform X2 produces the protein MTTTPNTPADLQTSGSTAPLMAESATMSSSSSSGVMEAAPISSPEPPPLLLPPPPPPPPLPPPPPLLPRLLPQSSSSSFQRRSMKKFYWDAIPSQRVLGRVNVWTLELPPRELVLDTRSMDELFSRVDRRAAGCGRLRSRGTYDIRPHEPQVGILDSKKSMNMGILLRCFKRPPAEMVDDIVRGDWRAFGGGKLSELCKLLPDRSEVERLVSFAGNPSLLPEADRFVVQLVKVPHYEELLKVMVLRQEFSPLVDEVNRSLTVMIKAANELLDCDDLHAVIRLVLKAGNYMNAGGDSTDSTDAIGFRMASLLKMADTKANKPGMNLMHYVAKQAEDIDADLLTFPGHLEHIGTAARICKEEVVVDLERQVEKLNQVKLDAGTHSDLHQQMEPFLKECEAQLGDVNSLLHELEVSSCAVAEFFCEDPNNFKLEECCSIFHSFCRRFDTAVQENRERVAAEQRLKRKESVRLSAKRVPAAPVPESSLESALRSLLSAGPEGPSSGRSRKNTQPPAPEPPAGDEETAAESPEKKQAKLEEDREGPSTPRTPRPRTRDVFSDYNGDGGSPWTVLSPLTCSRQRRPLRGGVSDAEEPDDGVWESAFRGPRGRSASVDSTRQSPLPATAAAFRLRTLFQRGAPQRSYSSGSGTDGVRNAAGSFRFISFFRRFGGKREAEQPHLRRTDS, from the exons ATGACAACCACGCCGAACACACCGGCGGACCTTCAAAC ATCTGGATCTACTGCACCTTTGATGGCGGAAAGTGCGAccatgtcgtcgtcgtcgtcgtcgggcGTTATGGAGGCGGCACCGATCTCCTCTCCGGAACCtccgcctcttcttcttcctcctcctcctcctcctcctccgctgcCTCCGCCACCTCCTCTTCTCCCTCGCCTCCTCCCccagtcgtcgtcgtcgtcgttccAGCGCCGCTCCATGAAAAAGTTCTACTGGGACGCCATCCCCAGCCAGCGCGTGCTGGGCAGAGTCAACGTGTGGACCTTGGAGCTGCCCCCCCGAGAACTGGTGCTGGACACCCGCAGCATGGACGAGCTCTTCAGCCGCGTCGACCGCCGTGCGGCCGGCTGCGGCAGACTGAGGTCCCGCGGCACGTACGACATCCGCCCGCACGAGCCGCAG GTGGGTATTCTGGACTCCAAAAAGAGCATGAACATGGGCATCCTCCTCAGATGTTTTAAGAG GCCGCCGGCAGAAATGGTGGACGACATCGTCCGGGGCGACTGGCGCGCCTTCGGCGGCGGCAAACTGTCGGAGCTCTGCAAGCTGCTGCCCGACCGAAGCGAG GTGGAGCGACTGGTGTCGTTCGCCGGTAACCCGTCGCTTTTGCCGGAAGCCGATCGGTTCGTGGTGCAGCTGGTCAAAGTGCCGCA CTACGAGGAACTGCTGAAGGTGATGGTCCTGCGCCAGGAGTTCTCGCCGCTCGTGGACGAGGTCAACAGGTCGCTGACCGTCATGATCAAGGCGGCTAACG AGCTGCTGGACTGCGACGACCTTCACGCCGTCATCCGCCTGGTGTTGAAAGCTGGGAATTACATGAACGCT GGCGGCGACAGCACCGACAGCACCGACGCCATCGGCTTCAGGATGGCGTCGCTGCTCAAGATGGCCGACACCAAGGCCAACAAGCCCGGCATGAACCTCATGCACTACGTCGCTAAG CAAGCGGAGGACATCGACGCTGACCTGCTGACCTTTCCCGGCCACCTGGAGCACATCGGAACAGCGGCCAG AATCTGCAAAGAGGAAGTGGTGGTCGACTTGGAGCGACAAGTCGAGAAGCTCAACCAGGTCAAACTGGACGCTGGCACGCATTCCGACCTCCACCAGCAGATGGAGCCCTTTCTCAAG GAATGCGAAGCTCAGCTCGGCGACGTCAACTCGCTGCTGCACGAGCTCGAGGTGTCCAGCTGCGCCGTGGCCGAGTTTTTCTGCGAGGACCCCAACAACTTCAAGCTGGAGGAATGCTGCTCCATCTTCCACTCCTTCTGCCGACGCTTTGACACCGCCGTGCAG GAGAATCGTGAGCGCGTGGCGGCCGAGCAGCGTCTGAAGCGCAAGGAGAGCGTCCGGCTGAGCGCCAAGCGCGTGCCCGCAGCCCCCGTCCCGGAATCCAGCCTGGAGTCTGCTTTGCGCAGCCTCCTGTCCGCCGGCCCCGAGGGACCCTCCTCCGGCAGATCCCGGAAGAACACCCAGCCGCCGGCCCCGGAGCCTCCCGCCGGGGACGAAGAAACGGCGGCGGAGAGTCCCGAAAAGAAGCAAGCCAAACTCGAGGAGGACCGGGAGGGCCCGTCCACACCGCGCACCCCTCGGCCCAGAACACGAGACGTTTTCTCAGACTATAACGGTGACGGGGGCTCGCCGTGGACCGTCCTGAGCCCGCTGACGTGCTCCCGGCAGCGGCGCCCTCTGCGGGGCGGCGTGTCCGACGCCGAAGAGCCGGACGACGGCGTGTGGGAAAGCGCGTTCCGAGGTCCTCGAGGGCGCTCGGCCTCCGTGGACTCCACACGCCAGTCGCCGCTGCCCGCCACGGCCGCCGCCTTCCGGCTGAGGACTTTGTTCCAGAGGGGCGCCCCCCAGCGCTCGTACTCGTCCGGCTCCGGGACGGACGGCGTCAGGAATGCGGCCGGCTCCTTCCGCTTCATTTCCTTCTTCCGACGCTTTGGAGGCAAAAGGGAGGCGGAGCAGCCCCACCTGAGACGAACAGATAGTTGA